The Xyrauchen texanus isolate HMW12.3.18 chromosome 28, RBS_HiC_50CHRs, whole genome shotgun sequence genome has a segment encoding these proteins:
- the LOC127622511 gene encoding Golgi-associated PDZ and coiled-coil motif-containing protein-like isoform X2, producing the protein MSAAAGAALSPGSALSAGPAASPGYGMSMFRWLEVLEKEFDKAFVDVDLLLGEIDPDQADITYEGRQKMTSLSSCFAQLCHKAQTIFQLNHKLEAQLVDLRSELTDVQAEKAVVEKEVHEQLLQLHAMQLKLQAKSGQMVDSDSIKDRMEKELEASKKEKVKEVKLEAEVKMLKKENEALRRHIAVLQAEVYGARLAAKYLDKELAGRVQQIQLLGRDMKGPAHDKLWNQLEAEIHLHRHKTVIRACRGRNDPKKPLPSPVGHETDSLKKTQGVGPIRKVVLTKEDHEGLGISITGGKEHGVPILISEIHPTQPAERCGGLHVGDAILAVNNINLRDAKHKEAVTILSQQRGEIEFEVVYVAPEVDSDDENVEYEDDSGHRYRLYLDELEEGSEANHNNGTADPTSLLAVGKHLASNRTENGDSALSSESPSEDKTSKTAESIESSS; encoded by the exons ATGTCTGCGGCCGCTGGCGCTGCTCTGTCTCCCGGTTCGGCCCTCTCCGCCGGTCCTGCTGCGAGTCCCGGCTACGGCATGTCCATGTTCCGATGGCTGGAAGTGCTGGAGAAAGAGTTTGATAAGGCGTTTGTGGATGTGGATCTGTTGCTGGGAGAAATCGACCCGGATCAGGCTGACATCACGTACGAGGGCCGTCAGAAGATGACCAGTCTCAGTTCATGTTTTGCTCAGCTGTGTCATAAAGCCCAAACCATCTTTCAGCTGAACCACAAACTAGAG GCTCAGCTGGTAGACCTGCGCTCAGAGCTGACGGATGTTCAGGCAGAGAAGGCCGTGGTGGAGAAGGAGGTTCATGAACAGCTTCTGCAACTCCACGCCATGCAGCTTAAACTCCAAGCCAAATCTGGCCAGATGGTGGACTCTGACTCCATCAAGGACAGGATG GAGAAGGAACTGGAGGCAAGTAAGAAAGAAAAGGTGAAAGAGGTCAAGTTGGAGGCAGAGGTCAAGATGCTCAAGAAAGAAAACGAGGCCCTCCGCAGGCATATTGCGGTACTACAGGCAGAAGTGTATGGAGCCAGACTGGCAGCCAAGTACCTGGACAAGGAGCTGGCTGGGAG AGTGCAGCAGATCCAGTTGCTGGGGAGAGACATGAAAGGACCAGCTCATGACAAACTGTGGAATCAACTTGAAGCTGAAATTCACCTGCACCGCCATAAAACAGTCATCCGAGCCTGCAGGGGGCGCAATGATCCCAAGAAGCCCTTGCCATCACCAGTAGGGCAT GAAACAGATTCTTTGAAAAAGACCCAGGGAGTCGGCCCTATACGCAAAGTGGTTCTGACTAAAGAAGACCATGAGGGACTTGGCATCTCCATCACT GGCGGTAAAGAGCACGGAGTTCCCATCCTCATCTCCGAGATCCATCCCACCCAGCCTGCAGAGCGCTGTGGAGGCCTACATGTGGGAGATGCCATCTTAGCTGTCAACAACATCAACCTGAGAGATGCAAAGCACAAAGAGGCTGTCACCATTCTCTCACAGCAG AGGGGGGAAATCGAGTTTGAAGTGGTTTATGTGGCTCCAGAGGTGGATTCTGATGACGAGAACGTTGAATATGAGGATGATAGTGGCCATCGTTATCGCCTGTACCTGGACGAACTAGAGGAGGGATCAGAAGCCAATCACAACAATGGCACTGCTGACCCCACCTCCCTATTAG CTGTGGGGAAGCACTTAGCAAGTAACAGAACAGAGAACGGAGATTCAGCCTTGTCCAGTGAGAGCCCGTCGGAGGACAAGACCTCCAAGACAGCAGAGTCTATAGAGAGTTCCTCTTAG
- the LOC127622511 gene encoding Golgi-associated PDZ and coiled-coil motif-containing protein-like isoform X1 — protein MSAAAGAALSPGSALSAGPAASPGYGMSMFRWLEVLEKEFDKAFVDVDLLLGEIDPDQADITYEGRQKMTSLSSCFAQLCHKAQTIFQLNHKLEAQLVDLRSELTDVQAEKAVVEKEVHEQLLQLHAMQLKLQAKSGQMVDSDSIKDRMPVPSVEEMEKELEASKKEKVKEVKLEAEVKMLKKENEALRRHIAVLQAEVYGARLAAKYLDKELAGRVQQIQLLGRDMKGPAHDKLWNQLEAEIHLHRHKTVIRACRGRNDPKKPLPSPVGHETDSLKKTQGVGPIRKVVLTKEDHEGLGISITGGKEHGVPILISEIHPTQPAERCGGLHVGDAILAVNNINLRDAKHKEAVTILSQQRGEIEFEVVYVAPEVDSDDENVEYEDDSGHRYRLYLDELEEGSEANHNNGTADPTSLLAVGKHLASNRTENGDSALSSESPSEDKTSKTAESIESSS, from the exons ATGTCTGCGGCCGCTGGCGCTGCTCTGTCTCCCGGTTCGGCCCTCTCCGCCGGTCCTGCTGCGAGTCCCGGCTACGGCATGTCCATGTTCCGATGGCTGGAAGTGCTGGAGAAAGAGTTTGATAAGGCGTTTGTGGATGTGGATCTGTTGCTGGGAGAAATCGACCCGGATCAGGCTGACATCACGTACGAGGGCCGTCAGAAGATGACCAGTCTCAGTTCATGTTTTGCTCAGCTGTGTCATAAAGCCCAAACCATCTTTCAGCTGAACCACAAACTAGAG GCTCAGCTGGTAGACCTGCGCTCAGAGCTGACGGATGTTCAGGCAGAGAAGGCCGTGGTGGAGAAGGAGGTTCATGAACAGCTTCTGCAACTCCACGCCATGCAGCTTAAACTCCAAGCCAAATCTGGCCAGATGGTGGACTCTGACTCCATCAAGGACAGGATG CCTGTGCCCTCAGTGGAGGAGATG GAGAAGGAACTGGAGGCAAGTAAGAAAGAAAAGGTGAAAGAGGTCAAGTTGGAGGCAGAGGTCAAGATGCTCAAGAAAGAAAACGAGGCCCTCCGCAGGCATATTGCGGTACTACAGGCAGAAGTGTATGGAGCCAGACTGGCAGCCAAGTACCTGGACAAGGAGCTGGCTGGGAG AGTGCAGCAGATCCAGTTGCTGGGGAGAGACATGAAAGGACCAGCTCATGACAAACTGTGGAATCAACTTGAAGCTGAAATTCACCTGCACCGCCATAAAACAGTCATCCGAGCCTGCAGGGGGCGCAATGATCCCAAGAAGCCCTTGCCATCACCAGTAGGGCAT GAAACAGATTCTTTGAAAAAGACCCAGGGAGTCGGCCCTATACGCAAAGTGGTTCTGACTAAAGAAGACCATGAGGGACTTGGCATCTCCATCACT GGCGGTAAAGAGCACGGAGTTCCCATCCTCATCTCCGAGATCCATCCCACCCAGCCTGCAGAGCGCTGTGGAGGCCTACATGTGGGAGATGCCATCTTAGCTGTCAACAACATCAACCTGAGAGATGCAAAGCACAAAGAGGCTGTCACCATTCTCTCACAGCAG AGGGGGGAAATCGAGTTTGAAGTGGTTTATGTGGCTCCAGAGGTGGATTCTGATGACGAGAACGTTGAATATGAGGATGATAGTGGCCATCGTTATCGCCTGTACCTGGACGAACTAGAGGAGGGATCAGAAGCCAATCACAACAATGGCACTGCTGACCCCACCTCCCTATTAG CTGTGGGGAAGCACTTAGCAAGTAACAGAACAGAGAACGGAGATTCAGCCTTGTCCAGTGAGAGCCCGTCGGAGGACAAGACCTCCAAGACAGCAGAGTCTATAGAGAGTTCCTCTTAG